The window TCCTCGTAGTCCGTCTCTTCCCCGGTGGCTGGGTTCACCATCCGGCCCTTCTCGAGCGTCAGCCCATCGGCCTGCTCGTACatgtcgccctcgtcggcggcgttctCGGGATCCGTCGTGCGCGAGTCAATCCAATGCTCCCAGCGCGAGTGTCGCAcctgcccgccggcgccgtcgtcgcgcagggttgacgacgaggtcccCGCGATGCCCCATTCCAGGCGCCCGGCGGCGTGCGTCGCTGTCGACGGGGTGTCAGTTTCGCGGGGGTTCGGCTCAAATCATGCATTGTCTGTCCtctggaaggggggggggggggggtgaatGACGTGGCACGTGAAGGAGCGGCGGACTAGTGGTCGAGGGGAACTCACTTTGCGCAGcgtccgccgtcggcgccgacttGAGGATGCGGAGGTCGACGAAGCGGCGCTGCGGGGATGTGAGCACTATAGTGGACGTCGGCTCGCTCGCGTCGTCGGGGATCCAGCGAATGTGCTCGCGGAATGAGATGCTACCCATGGTAAATGAGTACCGTGGTAGATAGAAGTGTATGAGTGAGTTTGGATGAGTTGTTTGTTTGGCACAAGGTTTGATGAggtgagggggggagggggatgatgAGAGGAGAGATGAGATGAGTGAGTGATAGATGAATGAGTGTTGAAGAATGGGGAGGTCGACATCGGCATAAAATCTCCACTTTCAGCCGACCAAAAGCCTCACGCCGCCCATATAATTGTATCCGCGGACTTGACCCAGCCCATCATCGTACGTGTGCAACAACAGCGGCCGACCGCGTCTATTATTCtatgtgtgtttgtgtgaGTTTCTCCGCGTGAGATCTATAGTGTAAGTCTAAGTCTATGTGCAACCCCGTCTAATGTCGCATTTCACCCTTCCAT is drawn from Colletotrichum destructivum chromosome 6, complete sequence and contains these coding sequences:
- a CDS encoding Putative protein Hri1, coding for MGSISFREHIRWIPDDASEPTSTIVLTSPQRRFVDLRILKSAPTADAAQTTHAAGRLEWGIAGTSSSTLRDDGAGGQVRHSRWEHWIDSRTTDPENAADEGDMYEQADGLTLEKGRMVNPATGEETDYEELWRDVEPAAVVGGGGEAVECIVLRFEDEQAGARGSVVWLGRFCQGISRVGEDVTAERWEWRDDVGWRRTVRIGERGLPCEALLKTGAPLTVGAHVVHEDLVWDVLESC